A genomic segment from Malus domestica chromosome 05, GDT2T_hap1 encodes:
- the LOC139195784 gene encoding uncharacterized protein — MSLEFFSLYGEDVLVNGVEGGHWKGTFGDNGRWEDSKVVSFDGAGSCVWVSDSLFWGKVSVGEWWGLDLDRVFYAVVLREGFGGCLVELKAGPSKVYKRCSLRVELNHRYWSVSLIVLLAISTWEVLLLLGGGMTSSEIPDLVIQLEEALDLSEMEQGVKLVGKVLTKKLLNKWGVRNILRSAWKEFGVVDVKWVKENVYVITVADDHMATRILDQVPWGIMKKNLSVKKWPPHLALEEIVMEMVPFWTQIRGVPLGMSTLANVQKLTQAAGEVLDLEDTAKARGFLRARILINTANPLCLGCWLRRGANRDTWVEFRYERLQDFCYRCGRLDHINTECTFDAATTGTAGYGEWTKAPPIREDMVPSRSLVAGVGERRQAGTARASAVPTSPRPEPSLSQQSTRVGAPTSDVMADPQLRLSKRWRRRERGQASSNTSAECVLDDDNHEVQGVSNVRSLDGKEMGIPRGVDRWVVAPSGKFSSTGVMMDPSYIESSGLKRGGSQRWDYFHNPIKKVRGIEFLSNPSTVMAENWMGQMLPERCLMIERAVYTEGWTMEGSNGRQCLGVDREEGCVDGNEQDKQSESSFQVRGGGGWPSTAARTELLDLDFQGPAYTWRGRRHGEWVEERLDRGLINGSWQEGWPSTFAEHGPVLGSDHCPIVIKSVLGRPLGGKLFRFMAFWAQEEECKKIVEDCWARQGVGPVQEQWAQKINACRLYLTRWSKSKFFHRRQQIEELTVRLMELQKQWGPNLADIQETQKLIADRQAQEASFWH, encoded by the exons ATGTCATTGGAGTTTTTTTCTCTATATGGGGAGGACGTGCTGGTGAACGGTGTTGAGGGTGGGCATTGGAAGGGTACTTTTGGGGATAATGGTAGGTGGGAAGATAGTAag GTGGTTTCGTTTGATGGCGCTGGGTCTTGTGTTTGGGTGTCTGATTCGCTGTTTTGGGGGAAGGTTTCGGTGGGTGAATGGTGGGGATTAGATCTGGACAG GGTCTTTTATGCTGTGGTCTTGAGAGAGGGTTTTGGTGGTTGCTTGGTGGAGCTAAAAGCTGGCCCG AGTAAGGTTTACAAAAGGTGTAGCTTAAGGGTGGAGTTAAACCACCGGTACTGGTCTGTATCACTGATCGTTCTTCTGGCTATTTCAACG TGGGAGGTTTTGCTTCTCCTGGGGGGCGGGATGACGAGTAGTGAGATTCCAGATCTTGTGATTCAGCTTGAGGAAGCTTTGGATTTGTCTGAAATGGAACAAGGAGTTAAGCTGGTGGGGAAGGTTCTTACGAAAAAACTCCTTAATAAGTGGGGAGTTAGAAATATTCTGAGATCGGCTTGGAAGGAATTTGGGGTGGTAGATGTTAAGTGGGTCAAAGAAAACGTTTATGTTATCACGGTTGCGGACGACCATATGGCAACTAGGATTCTTGACCAGGTACCATGGGGAATCATGAAGAAGAATTTGTCTGTTAAGAAGTGGCCTCCGCATCTGGCGTTGGAAGAAATTGTTATGGAGATGGTTCCGTTCTGGACTCAAATTAGAGGTGTACCACTTGGGATGAGTACGTTGGCGAATGTTCAGAAATTAACGCAAGCCGCAGGCGAGGTATTAGATCTGGAGGACACGGCTAAAGCTCGAGGCTTTCTGAGGGCACGCATTCTTATTAATACTGCCAACCCTTTGTGTCTTGGATGTTGGCTTAGGAGGGGGGCTAATAGAGACACGTGGGTGGAGTTTCGTTACGAAAGACTCCAAGATTTCTGCTACAGGTGTGGGCGTCTTGATCATATAAATACAGAATGCACCTTTGATGCTGCTACTACTGGGACTGCAGGGTATGGTGAATGGACGAAAGCGCCACCTATAAGAGAGGACATGGTCCCATCGAGATCTCTTGTGGCGGGAGTGGGGGAGAGAAGACAAGCTGGAACTGCTCGAGCCTCTGCTGTGCCCACCAGTCCTAGACCAGAACCGAGTCTTAGCCAGCAGTCGACAAGGGTGGGGGCCCCGACTAGTGATGTCATGGCAGACCCACAGTTGCGGCTTTCAAAGAGATGGAGGAGACGTGAGCGGGGACAGGCCTCTAGTAATACAAGTGCAGAATGTGTTTTAGATGACGACAATCACGAAGTGCAAGGGGTTTCGAATGTCCGTTCGCTTGATGGTAAAGAAATGGGAATTCCTCGGGGGGTTGACAGGTGGGTTGTTGCCCCCTCAGGGAAGTTTTCGAGTACAGGGGTGATGATGGACCCATCTTACATTGAGAGCAGTGGTCTGAAACGGGGAGGTTCCCAAAGATGGGACTATTTTCACAACCCTATCAAGAAAGTGAGAGGGATAGAGTTTTTGAGCAACCCTTCTACTGTGATGGCAGAGAATTGGATGGGTCAGATGTTACCAGAACGTTGCTTAATGATTGAACGGGCCGTATATACGGAGGGTTGGACTATGGAGGGCTCAAATGGCAGGCAATGTCTGGGGGTAGATCGGGAGGAAGGCTGTGTAGATGGTAATGAACAGGATAAGCAATCGGAGTCGAGCTTTCAGGTTCGGGGTGGTGGCGGCTGGCCCTCAACAGCCGCAAG GACGGAGTTACTGGATCTTGATTTTCAAGGCCCTGCCTATACTTGGAGGGGTCGTAGGCATGGGGAGTGGGTGGAAGAAAGATTGGATCGGGGCTTAATTAATGGGTCGTGGCAGGAGGGTTGGCCTTCCACCTTTGCTGAGCATGGTCCTGTTCTTGGTTCTGATCATTGCCCAATTGTCATCAAGTCTGTTTTGGGTAGGCCTCTGGGAGGTAAGCTATTTCGGTTTATGGCGTTTTGGGCTCAGGAGGAGGAGTGTAAGAAGATTGTGGAGGATTGTTGGGCCAGGCAAGGAGTCGGACCGGTGCAGGAGCAATGGGCTCAGAAAATTAACGCTTGTCGGTTATACCTTACTAGGTGGAGCAAAAGCAAATTCTTTCATCGGAGACAGCAAATTGAGGAGCTTACTGTGCGCCTTATGGAGCTACAAAAGCAGTGGGGACCTAATTTGGCGGACATTCAAGAGACGCAAAAACTCATTGCTGATCGTCAAGCTCAGGAGGCGAGCTTTTGGCATTAA
- the LOC139195785 gene encoding uncharacterized protein has protein sequence MVEDHFQNLFKSEGNKNWGALLDCVPNGITEEMNRDLIALVSDEEIKAAVMNMGRLKAPGPDGFQGIFYQSFWEDLKSDINSLIRALMHEEIGPNSLNDTHVVLIPKVPKPELVSQFRPISLCNYSYKVLSKVLANRLKVVLANIISSSQHAFVEGRQIHDSIGIAHEMFHLLKGRKAKTKYELGLKIDMQKAYDRVEWDFLDATMGKMGFCNRWQQLIMGCVSSVQFAILLNGQPGKRFAPSRGLRQGDPLSPFLFLLVGEVFSRLIQKAVHDKLLDGVQLGASGPIISHILFADDTLLFLKADGKNCRNLVDLIKLYCDASGQLVNFQKSSVYFGANIPRRVSAELANILRVQVVLDPGAYMGVPAIWGRSKKMGLTYIKEKIMSKGDKRKTHWVSKEVLGLPKDLGGLGFRNFSDFNDALLAKQCWRLLSDPSSLWASVMKARYFLHCSFWDAVKGGRASWAWTSLLVGREALRDLAVSPNLRVSSLISHETMEWDLDFLVPFISEEAQVAIKCLPLGDFRCKDRLIWDASKNGKYSVKSGYRWLQMSSLASRDHRLPRTRNIPKKLWQMVPINPLLVLFGISSAIGSYWDARGWSGLGASRPSARCGLISHWSPPPSPFLKINVDASWSCSSLSGFVGVVVRDAFGQFKAAARYAISSPSVAVAEALALLRGCELGSSLGFQSVIMESDSRESIDWLSGVGDNGSWEAFPVLTRVKVVSAAFQSCRWSWVSRTANGAADCIASRVFPEMGSWVWIDRPPSSLVFVLNKDGLPCPP, from the exons ATGGTGGAGGACCATTTTCAGAATTTATTTAAATCTGAGGGAAACAAGAACTGGGGTGCCTTGTTAGATTGCGTTCCAAATGGGATTACTGAGGAAATGAATAGGGACCTGATTGCGCTGGTGTCTGATGAAGAGATTAAGGCGGCAGTAATGAATATGGGAAGGCTTAAGGCTCCTGGCCCAGACGGTTTTCAAGGGATTTTTTACCAGTCTTTTTGGGAGGATTTGAAATCAGATATTAATTCTTTGATTCGTGCTCTGATGCATGAGGAGATTGGGCCTAATTCTTTAAATGACACTCATGTGGTTCTCATTCCCAAGGTGCCTAAACCTGAACTGGTGTCGCAATTCCGCCCGATCAGTCTGTGTAACTATTCTTATAAGGTTCTGTCTAAGGTTTTGGCAAATCGCTTGAAGGTGGTTCTGGCGAACATTATTTCTTCGTCTCAACACGCTTTTGTGGAGGGGCGGCAGATTCACGATAGTATTGGTATCGCCCATGAGATGTTTCATCTTTTGAAAGGGCGTAAAGCTAAAACTAAATATGAGCTGGGCCTGAAGATTGATATGCAGAAGGCTTACGATCGGGTCGAATGGGATTTTCTCGATGCTACTATGGGAAAAATGGGTTTTTGCAATAGATGGCAGCAATTAATTATGGGTTGTGTTTCCTCTGTTCAATTTGCCATTCTCCTTAATGGTCAGCCTGGAAAACGTTTTGCTCCTTCTCGTGGGCTCCGGCAGGGAGATCCTCTATCTCCATTTCTCTTTCTGCTGGTGGGGGAGGTTTTTTCCCGTTTAATTCAGAAAGCTGTGCATGATAAGCTGCTGGATGGGGTGCAGTTGGGTGCTTCTGGGCCTATTATTTCCCATATTTTGTTTGCTGACGATACTTTGTTGTTTCTTAAGGCTGATGGCAAAAATTGTCGGAATTTAGTGGATTTGATTAAGTTGTACTGTGATGCTTCGGGCCAACTTGTAAACTTTCAGAAATCCAGTGTTTATTTTGGTGCGAATATTCCTAGACGGGTCTCTGCTGAGTTGGCCAATATTCTCCGTGTTCAGGTTGTTCTTGATCCGGGAGCTTATATGGGTGTCCCAGCTATTTGGGGAAGATCGAAGAAAATGGGGTTAACGTATATCAAGGAAAAAATTATGTCCAAG GGAGATAAACGGAAAACTCATTGGGTGTCGAAAGAGGTTCTTGGCCTCCCTAAAGACTTGGGCGGGTTGGGCTTCCGAAACTTTTCTGATTTCAATGATGCCTTATTAGCGAAGCAATGTTGGAGGTTACTTTCTGATCCGTCTTCTCTTTGGGCCAGTGTTATGAAAGCCCGCTATTTCCTGCATTGTTCCTTTTGGGATGCTGTGAAAGGAGGTCGTGCCTCTTGGGCTTGGACTAGTCTCTTGGTGGGGAGGGAG GCGCTTAGAGATCTTGCTGTCTCTCCCAATCTGCGTGTTTCTTCTCTGATCAGCCATGAGACGATGGAATGGGATCTTGATTTTCTTGTGCCGTTTATTTCTGAGGAGGCCCAAGTTGCGATTAAATGTCTGCCTCTTGGTGATTTCAGGTGCAAAGATCGGTTAATCTGGGATGCTAGCAAGAATGGCAAGTACTCGGTTAAGTCGGGATATCGTTGGTTGCAAATGAGCTCCCTTGCGTCTCGGGATCATAGACTGCCCAGGACTCGCAATATACCAAAAAAGCTATGGCAGATG GTACCTATTAATCCTTTGCTGGTTTTGTTCGGGATATCCTCGGCTATTGGGTCTTACTGGGATGCCAGGGGGTGGTCGGGATTGGGTGCTTCCAGGCCATCTGCCCGATGTGGTCTGATCTCTCATTGGAgccctcctccttctcctttctTAAAAATTAATGTTGATGCAAGCTGGTCCTGTTCGTCTCTCTCGGGCTTTGTTGGTGTGGTTGTGCGAGATGCTTTTGGTCAGTTCAAGGCTGCGGCGAGATATGCCATCTCGTCTCCTTCTGTTGCAGTGGCTGAAGCGCTTGCGCTGCTGCGTGGTTGTGAATTGGGTTCTTCTTTGGGCTTTCAGTCGGTTATTATGGAGTCGGATTCTCGGGAGTCCATTGATTGGCTTTCAGGAGTTGGTGATAACGGCAGTTGGGAAGCTTTTCCTGTTCTGACAAGAGTTAAAGTGGTGAGTGCTGCTTTTCAGTCTTGTCGCTGGTCTTGGGTGTCAAGAACAGCCAATGGTGCCGCTGACTGCATTGCGTCGCGGGTTTTTCCTGAGATGGGTTCTTGGGTCTGGATTGACAGGCCCCCATCTTCCTTGGTCTTTGTTTTGAATAAGGATGGTCTTCCCTGCCCTCCTTAA